TTCCGATCGTCATGGTGGTGCTGGTCGGCGTCGCGGTGTTCGTCACGCTGCGACCCTCGATCGGGGTCACGCTCGCCACGCACGCGCCCACCCGGCGCAAAGTGATCCTGACCATCGCGCTCGCCGCGGGACTCGTCGGCTTCTACGACGGCCTGCTCGGCCCCGGCACCGGGACCTTCCTCATCATCACGTTCGCGACGCTGCTCGGCACCGAGTTCGTGCGGGCCGCCGCGATGGCGAAGGTGATCAACTGCGGATCCAATGTGGGCGCGCTGATCTTCTTCGGACTCACCGGCCACATCCTGTTCCTGCTCGGTGCGGCGATGGCGGTCGGCAACGTGGCGGGCGCGATCGTCGGCTCGCACATGGCCTTGCGCAACGGCGCGAAATTCGTCCGCGTCGTGCTGCTCGTGGTGGTGATCGCGATGGTGATCCGCTTGGGCTGGCAGCAGTTCGGCTGATCAGCCGATCGGCTCGACCTGCGAGGCGAGCCAGGGCTTCAG
This genomic stretch from Nocardia brasiliensis ATCC 700358 harbors:
- a CDS encoding TSUP family transporter, encoding MQIGDWAVLITAATAAGWVDAVVGGGGLIILPTLFLVAPNIAPQTALGTNKLAAVAGTAASVLTFARKVPMQWRVLVPAAGIAAVTAGTGAAAVSLIDRDLFIPIVMVVLVGVAVFVTLRPSIGVTLATHAPTRRKVILTIALAAGLVGFYDGLLGPGTGTFLIITFATLLGTEFVRAAAMAKVINCGSNVGALIFFGLTGHILFLLGAAMAVGNVAGAIVGSHMALRNGAKFVRVVLLVVVIAMVIRLGWQQFG